CTTGCCATTCAAAAAGTAAAACCTCAGATGAGAGGAACAGCATTGGGAGCGTATGTGGCTTTCGTTGACCTGTCATTAGGACTGGCAGGGCCTATTGCCGGATTGATTGCGGGTTGGTTTGATTATCAGACAGTGTATCTGTTCGGAGGCATCAGCTGTGTTTTATCTATGATCATTTTACTATTCAATAAAAAATAAAAAATGGAAAATTCTATAATAGTTCAGGCAAAGAAAACAAAAAAAATACGTTCTGCATTTATCGTTAAAAACAAGCAATATCTTACTCCGCATCTTATCCGTGTGATATTTGAAATCGATGATAAACAGGCTGAGTTATTAGCCAATGTCGGTTCCGGTTCTAACAATAAAATCTTTATCCCGACTGAAGAAGACAGCGTTTCTCTCGTCAGAACCTATACCAACAGGAAAATTGATCTTGAAAATAGGGAATTAATTATTGATTTTGTTGCTCATGGTGATAATGGTCCGGCTTCTGCCTGGGCACTAAAAGCCTGTACAGGGGATGTATTAGAAGTAGGAATGAAAGAAAGTACAAGACCACTAGTTCCTGATGCTGATTTTTACCTGTTGGCAGGAGATGCAACAGCGCTTCCTGTTATTTGTGCCATTGCAGAACAGTTTCCGTCTTATGTATCCGCAAAGATCCTATTGGAGGTATCTGGCAAAGAGGACGAGCTTATTCTGTGTTCTGCAGCCGATATTTCGGTTGAATGGCTTCACAATCCTCATCCTGAGAAAGGAAGTAAGCTTGCTGAAACGGTGAAATCGGTTCAGTTTCCATCCGGAGTTTTAAAAGAATATGTTTACATCGCTGCAGAATATACTACGGTACATGAGCTTCGTACTTATTTCAAAACAACACTGGACTGGGATCCACATGGAATGTATATCTGTTCATACTGGAAAGCCGGGCAGGCAGAAAATCCATAGACAGAACAGAATAAAAGAGGTAAGCAAAGCCATTTATCCCTATTTTTGCTTACATGCAGGAACTTTTAACGTCATATATTAAAAATAGAATAGCAGTAACGGATAAAGAATTGGAAACGATTCTCTCTTATTTCAGACCGATCCAATTAAAAAAGAATGAAATGCTGCTTTCTAACGGGCAAAATAGCCAGAGAACATTCTTTGTAGTGAATGGCTGCCTCCGTATATTTTTCATCAATGAAGAAGGGCAGGATTCCACCCGATATTTTGCATTTGAAAATCAGTTTGCCACTGCTCTCACCAGTTTCATTACTTCTGAACCCTCTGAGGAATTTATTGAGGCCGTAGAGGATTCAGAAGTATATTATATCAGCCATAAGAATTTTTACCACCTCCTGAAAATTATCCCGCAATGGGAGAAATTTTACAGAATCTATCTGGAAACAGCGTATGTAAATAATACCAAAAGACTGATGTCTTTCCTTGTTCAGGATGCTCTTGAAAAATACCGCCAGCTCCTGGATGAAAACCCGGTTGTTGTAAGAAGACTTTCTAATAAAATGGTGGCTTCTTATCTTAATATTTCACAGGAAACGCTAAGCCGACTGAAATCCAGACTTTAATTTTTGTTTGGTGAATCTAACATTATTTTGAATAGCTATTATTTATTTAAACTATTTTTAAACTAGATAAAATTCTCAAAAAATTAATACTGGTGCGTTCTCAGGAAAAATTTAAGCCCTATATTTGCATCCATGTTAAAATGGTTCTCCATATTATGTTCAATGATGTATGTACTGGCTACCACCAATGCGGGGGAAGTATTGAAAGTACCTATGTTTGTTGAGCATTTCATGGAATATCACGGGAGCTTTTCAGAATTTGTAATGGAGCATTATGATAACCACAAGCAGGATTCTGACTGGGACACTGATCAGAAACTGCCTTTTATCAATCCACCAATTGTACTCACTGTACATGCCCAGCTTCCGGAATTGACATTCGAATTTAAAAAACCTAAAGAAATTACAGTTTCAAGGAAAACCAGTATCTACAAAGAAAAAGATTTCTCCAATCAATATCTTTCTCAGATTTTCCAGCCTCCGCGGCTTTCTTAATTAATTTTATCCTGAAATTGCTTTAGACTTAAAGCAATCCATTTATTATTCCATATCAATTTAACCTGTTGTGCATTATAACTCTGTTT
This region of Chryseobacterium culicis genomic DNA includes:
- a CDS encoding siderophore-interacting protein: MENSIIVQAKKTKKIRSAFIVKNKQYLTPHLIRVIFEIDDKQAELLANVGSGSNNKIFIPTEEDSVSLVRTYTNRKIDLENRELIIDFVAHGDNGPASAWALKACTGDVLEVGMKESTRPLVPDADFYLLAGDATALPVICAIAEQFPSYVSAKILLEVSGKEDELILCSAADISVEWLHNPHPEKGSKLAETVKSVQFPSGVLKEYVYIAAEYTTVHELRTYFKTTLDWDPHGMYICSYWKAGQAENP
- a CDS encoding Crp/Fnr family transcriptional regulator — its product is MQELLTSYIKNRIAVTDKELETILSYFRPIQLKKNEMLLSNGQNSQRTFFVVNGCLRIFFINEEGQDSTRYFAFENQFATALTSFITSEPSEEFIEAVEDSEVYYISHKNFYHLLKIIPQWEKFYRIYLETAYVNNTKRLMSFLVQDALEKYRQLLDENPVVVRRLSNKMVASYLNISQETLSRLKSRL